The following coding sequences are from one Epinephelus moara isolate mb chromosome 7, YSFRI_EMoa_1.0, whole genome shotgun sequence window:
- the znf142 gene encoding zinc finger protein 142 isoform X2 codes for MDRGNPGETMETVEAHQCEKCGESFSDGVFFTSHPCSERLTTLSSKKQLENYKCSQCSEVFSKPGILKRHFKIIHGGHDPEGPFPCTEQGCQFSSTDCQEYQAHLMSSHGLTLIPCTQQSCKMSFLTQGEMERHLRAHMPFGCFQCQFVTQNEKDLNDHLSEHNHLPPRAQGQGAAATTVCTNGRHQPQVSNRPKRKLNTSPAYALPLPGDRSEEQPERPRHNIKRMRKAVERDKPSAVDAVLPPSKEYLAEGSEHTYRTHTCPKCRRCFKMRSHLQEHLHLHFPDPSLQCPTCKRYFTSKSKLRIHRLREAGEKVHHCHLCEYSAVERNAIRRHLTSVHAGEAEDGVKGHSYPCPTCGQSFHQSKLLKTHMKTHNILSHSKPVACFQEGCSFQSSLRKELVRHTAEVHGFKAVECRHHACGAVFQSETDMEAHYRTHLAYHCSQCDFSCSNKTVFLQHQRHGHPGNEKLCCDFCCFVTFNPVEFQQHIGHLHANEKIHRCSQCTYVTSHKRGLKRHMLMHSGEKPHKCSLCDFRCRDESYLSKHMLTHSDNKNFMCAECGYVTKWKHYLNVHMRKHAGDLRYQCDQCPYRCHRMDQLNSHKLRHQAKSLMCEICAYACKRKYELRNHMLAKHSGEEKQPSIYKCKYCTYTTCYRQALQNHENCKHTKLKEFRCALCFYSSFSSISLFLHKRKTHGYVPGDKAWLENYAAKEKERNSTEFLQDFYNKPLAAHKQSEQSTSEGPPLSQRELSDLPGSADHSASKGSVAGSQTVDSVDVFDVVSQEVVNQGISDSPQSVNSPEEYCTLVLTTLSTTDYQTSSLQNQEESCANQTPSSSKFNCNGSDISPEKTDFSTSSLEEDDVAMADAECEQSDIDDNYESLNNTSQPIIPGECQTPEVESGGGKICSTFPSEHNQPFESEIRLKAMKKHDKDQAEAMVLEGRVQMLVVPAKEVYRCDKCSYVSSKETALKYHCQALCSGRIKGHQCQACGAQFKQQRGLDSHLSKKCPALPRKTRTFVGTANTCLAAEDNSAVDQDEETNSSQTELLSSQNRISTDKGLQQEEGVCTSHLKICKGIVDNAFTSSNSGQKQSKIQAKKLLKVPLAKKQLLSSNKQRNVPLQKSLYANKDGKFKCKLCSFSSVRLATVERHLSTCRKILRKRETQIISEEGNKCGNESIKEKEDLVEEYKERTGNVSEKHQIFSCPSCAFKCNQKRALDSHEKRGCLKPDEVQCTMCSYVTKSKTTLTRHILCAHNKKVGVAKRLHCQHCSFTCKQQRCMAQHIALKHKGARPHQCRYCPFSTTRRYRLEEHESLHTGIGRHSCDMCDKTFGAVTKLRQHKMRIHDKQPTHFCSLCDFSGYTLDDVRRHNLRCHMGELHHACTHCDAQFSSEVALRNHCKRVHQLQVCFSCKQCDYTCGSEATLKSHQESKHPQVKCNTCQESFKTKESLEIHQRTHLAHHCQLCPFATKTRQLLAQHLLNEHEEESQEEKPLKCSSCQFACRHQLVLEQHLRSHGGKRLYKCTDCEYSTRNKQKITWHIRIHTGEKPYSCEQCSYTCTDPSRLKLHMRVHQAEKKYLCPECGYKCKWATQLKYHMTKHTGDKPYACDECDYRTNRADALRAHRDTQHCDLRPYVCEKCGKAFKTSFILKTHHRQHSDDRPYTCGLCHKAFRWPAGLRHHYLSHTKQQPFCCCHCSYRAKQKFQVVKHLQRHHPEMSVEQGVVRDSEAVSLTLKEALQGTLDERAAEVDKEGGAGDEVQVEEVMQREEDCETKS; via the exons ATGGACCGCGGAAACCCAGGCG AAACAATGGAGACTGTGGAAGCTCATCAGTGTGAGAAATGTGGAGAGAGTTTCTCAGACGGTGTCTTTTTTACCTCACACCCCTGTTCAGAAAGGCTGACAACTCTATCCAGTAAAAAACAGCTAGAGAACTACAAGTGTTCTCAATGCAGTGAGGTTTTTTCCAAGCCAGGTATCCTGAAACGCCACTTTAAAATCATCCACGGTGGACATGACCCTGAAGGCCCATTCCCCTGCACTGAGCAAGGCTGCCAGTTCAGCAGCACAGACTGTCAGGAATATCAAGCTCACTTGATGTCCTCACATGGTCTCACTCTTATCCCTTGCACCCAGCAGTCCTGTAAAATGTCATTCCTCACACAGGGTGAGATGGAGAGACACTTGCGGGCCCACATGCCCTTTGGCTGCTTTCAGTGTCAGTTTGTCACTCAGAATGAAAAAGATCTGAATGATCACCTCTCGGAGCACAACCATCTGCCACCTCGTGCTCAAG ggcagggggcTGCAGCCACAACTGTATGCACTAATGGAAGGCACCAACCTCAGGTGTCCAACAGgccaaaaagaaaactgaatacCAGCCCAGCTTATGCATTACCATTACCTGGAGACAGGAGTGAGGAACAGCCTGAGAGGCCAAGGCACAATATTAAAAGGATGAGAAAGGCAGTGGAAAGAGACAAACCCTCAGCAGTGGATGCTGTACTGCCTCCATCCAAAG AGTACCTTGCAGAGGGATCAGAGCACACTTATCGCACCCACACGTGCCCCAAGTGTCGCCGCTGCTTCAAGATGCGCTCCCACCTGCAGGAGCACCTCCATTTACATTTTCCTGACCCCAGCCTCCAGTGTCCCACCTGCAAGCGTTACTTCACCAGCAAGAGCAAGCTACGCATACACAGACTTCGTGAGGCGGGTGAAAAGGTTCACCATTGCCACTTGTGTGAATATTCTGCCGTGGAGCGGAACGCAATTCGTCGCCACCTTACCAGCGTGCATGCCGGTGAGGCAGAGGATGGTGTAAAGGGTCACAGCTATCCCTGCCCCACCTGTGGTCAAAGCTTTCACCAGAGCAAGTTGCTTAAGACCCACATGAAGACGCACAATATTCTGTCACACAGCAAGCCAGTGGCCTGCTTCCAGGAGGGTTGTTCTTTCCAGAGTTCTTTGCGTAAAGAACTTGTCAGACACACTGCCGAGGTGCATGGGTTCAAGGCTGTAGAGTGTCGCCATCACGCCTGTGGTGCCGTTTTCCAAAGTGAGACAGACATGGAGGCTCATTATCGGACACACCTCGCTTACCACTGCTCACAGTGTGATTTCTCATGTTCCAATAAGACTGTCTTCCTCCAGCACCAGCGGCACGGTCACCCAGGAAATGAAAAGCTTTGCTGCGacttctgctgctttgtcacatTTAACCCTGTGGAGTTCCAGCAGCACATCGGACATTTGCACGCCAACGAGAAGATCCATCGCTGCTCTCAGTGCACCTACGTGACCTCGCATAAACGGGGCTTGAAGAGACACATGCTGATGCACAGTG GTGAGAAGCCCCACAAGTGCAGCCTGTGTGACTTCAGGTGCCGAGACGAGTCCTACCTCTCTAAACATATgctcacacactcagacaaCAAGAACTTTATGTGTGCTGAATGTGGATACGTCACTAAATGGAAACACTACCTGAATGTCCATATGAGGAAACATGCTGGAGACCTCAG GTATCAGTGTGACCAATGCCCCTACCGCTGTCACCGAATGGACCAGCTCAATAGCCACAAATTACGACATCAGGCCAAATCACTTATGTGTGAGATCTGTGCTTATGCCTGCAAGCGCAAATATGAGCTTCGCAATCACATGTTGGCCAAACACTCCGGAGAGGAGAAACAGCCATCCATCTATAAGTgcaaatactgtacatacactACCTGCTACAGACAAGCCCTTCAAAACCATGAGAACTGTAAACATACCAAGCTGAAAGAGTTCCGGTGTGCCCTCTGCTTTTATTCCTCTTTCAGTAGCATCAGCCTCTTCCTGCACAAGAGGAAAACTCATGGCTATGTACCTGGGGACAAAGCATGGCTTGAAAACTACGCTgcaaaggagaaggagaggaactCAACAGAGTTCTTGCAGGATTTTTACAATAAGCCCTTAGCAGCTCACAAGCAGTCTGAACAATCCACCTCTGAAGGACCTCCACTGTCTCAAAGAGAACTTTCTGATCTTCCTGGCTCAGCAGATCACAGTGCCAGCAAAGGGTCTGTAGCTGGTTCACAAACTGTGGATTCTGTGGATGTTTTTGACGTTGTTTCGCAAGAGGTTGTTAATCAAGGTATTTCAGATAGTCCTCAATCTGTGAACAGTCCTGAGGAGTACTGTACTCTTGTTTTAACGACACTATCAACCACTGACTATCAGACCTCCTCTTTGCAAAATCAGGAAGAAAGTTGTGCAAATCAGACTCCAAGCTCATCAAAATTTAATTGCAATGGCTCTGACATATCACCAGAAAAGACAGACTTCTCTACATCTTCactggaggaagatgatgtagCTATGGCAGATGCAGAATGTGAACAAAGTGACATAGATGACAACTATGAGTCCCTAAATAATACAAGTCAACCAATCATACCAGGGGAGTGTCAAACACCTGAGGTGGAGAGTGGTGGTGGAAAAAtctgttccacttttccatcTGAGCACAATCAGCCATTTGAATCTGAGATCCGTCTTAAAGCTATGAAAAAGCACGACAAAGACCAAGCAGAAGCCATGGTTTTGGAGGGACGGGTGCAGATGCTTGTGGTGCCAGCTAAAGAGGTTTATCGCTGCGATAAGTGCTCTTATGTATCTAGTAAGGAGACTGCTTTGAAGTACCACTGCCAGGCTTTGTGCAGTGGTAGGATAAAGGGACACCAGTGCCAAGCCTGTGGTGCACAGTTCAAACAGCAGCGGGGCCTTGATAGCCACCTGTCAAAAAAGTGCCCAGCACTTCCACGAAAAACAAGGACATTTGTAGGCACTGCCAATACGTGTTTGGCAGCAGAGGACAATTCTGCTGTGGATCAGGATGAAGAAACAAATTCCAGTCAGACAGAGCTTCTATCTTCCCAAAATAGGATTTCCACAGATAAGGGACTTCAGCAAGAAGAGGGAGTATGTACATctcatttaaaaatctgtaaagGTATTGTTGATAATGCTTTTACATCCAGTAACTCAGGACAGAAGCAAAGCAAAATTCAAGCAAAAAAACTTTTGAAAGTTCCACTTGCAAAAAAGCAATTACTTTCTAGtaacaaacaaagaaatgttCCTCTGCAGAAGTCCCTTTACGCCAATAAAGATGGGAAATTCAAATGCAAGCTGTGCAGTTTTTCATCAGTCAGGCTTGCAACAGTTGAACGGCACCTCTCAACCTGCAGAAAAATCTTAAGGAAAAGAGAGACTCAGATCATTTCAGAAGAGGGGAACAAGTGTGGCAATGAGTCGATCAAAGAAAAAGAGGACTTGGTGGAAGAGTACAAAGAAAGAACTGGGAATGTTTCTGAGAAACATCAAATCTTTTCTTGTCCAAGCTGTGCATTTAAGTGCAATCAGAAAAGAGCATTAGACAGTCATGAAAAGAGAGGCTGCTTGAAGCCAGATGAAGTCCAATGCACCATGTGTTCATATGTAACTAAATCAAAGACTACTTTGACCCGTCACATCCTGTGTGCCCATAACAAAAAGGTTGGTGTTGCCAAACGTTTGCATTGCCAGCACTGTAGTTTCACCTGCAAACAACAACGATGCATGGCTCAACATATTGCACTCAAACACAAAGGTGCACGACCTCACCAATGTCGATATTGTCCTTTTAGCACCACAAGGCGTTATCGCCTGGAAGAGCATGAGTCTCTTCACACAGGAATCGGTCGTCACAGCTGCGACATGTGTGACAAGACTTTTGGGGCTGTGACAAAATTGCGTCAGCACAAGATGCGCATCCATGACAAACAGCCCACGCACTTCTGCTCACTCTGTGACTTCAGTGGCTACACGCTTGACGATGTGAGACGCCATAATCTCAGATGCCACATGGGGGAATTACACCATGCTTGCACGCATTGTGATGCTCAGTTTAGTTCAGAGGTTGCACTGAGAAACCACTGTAAACGTGTGCATCAGCTCCAGGTCTGTTTCTCATGTAAGCAGTGTGACTACACATGTGGCAGCGAGGCCACTCTGAAGAGCCACCAAGAGAGCAAGCACCCTCAGGTAAAGTGCAACACCTGCCAGGAGTCTTTTAAGACGAAGGAGAGCCTTGAGATTCATCAGAGAACCCACCTGGCACATCACTGTCAGCTGTGCCCCTTTGCTACCAAAACAAGGCAGCTGTTAGCTCAGCACCTTCTAAATGAACATGAGGAGGAATCTCAGGAGGAAAAGCCTCTCAAGTGCAGCTCTTGTCAGTTTGCTTGTCGGCATCAGTTGGTGTTAGAGCAACACCTTCGTTCACATGGAGGCAAGCGACTTTACAAATGCACAGACTGCGAGTATTCAACCAGGAACAAGCAGAAGATCACGTGGCACATTCGTATACACACTGGAGAGAAGCCTTACAGCTGTGAGCAGTGCAGTTACACCTGCACTGATCCATCTAGGTTGAAG CTTCACATGAGGGTTCACCAAGCAGAGAAGAAGTATCTTTGTCCAGAGTGCGGCTACAAATGCAAGTGGGCGACTCAGCTGAAGTATCACATGACCAAGCACACAG GGGACAAGCCATATGCCTGTGATGAGTGTGACTACCGCACTAACAGAGCAGATGCTCTCCGTGCCCACCGGGACACGCAGCACTGTGACCTGCGCCCTTATGTCTGTGAGAAATGCGGCAAAGCCTTCAAGACTAGTTTTATACTGAAGACTCACCATCGCCAACATAGTGACGATCGGCCATACACGTGCGGCTTGTGCCACAAGGCTTTCCGGTGGCCAGCGGGTCTCAGACATCACTACCTCTCACACACCAAGCAGCAGCCTTTCTGCTGTTGCCACTGCTCCTACAGAGCCAAACAGAAGTTCCAGGTGGTCAAGCACTTGCAGAGGCACCATCCAGAGATGTCTGTGGAGCAGGGGGTGGTGAGGGACTCTGAAGCGGTAAGCCTGACCCTGAAGGAGGCCTTGCAGGGGACACTGGATGAGAGAGCAGCAGAAGTGGACAAAGAGGGAGGGGCGGGCGATGAGGTACAGGTTGAGGAGGTTATGCAAAGAGAGGAAGACTGTGAGACAAAAAGCTGA
- the znf142 gene encoding zinc finger protein 142 isoform X1: MFRFSDRMDRGNPGETMETVEAHQCEKCGESFSDGVFFTSHPCSERLTTLSSKKQLENYKCSQCSEVFSKPGILKRHFKIIHGGHDPEGPFPCTEQGCQFSSTDCQEYQAHLMSSHGLTLIPCTQQSCKMSFLTQGEMERHLRAHMPFGCFQCQFVTQNEKDLNDHLSEHNHLPPRAQGQGAAATTVCTNGRHQPQVSNRPKRKLNTSPAYALPLPGDRSEEQPERPRHNIKRMRKAVERDKPSAVDAVLPPSKEYLAEGSEHTYRTHTCPKCRRCFKMRSHLQEHLHLHFPDPSLQCPTCKRYFTSKSKLRIHRLREAGEKVHHCHLCEYSAVERNAIRRHLTSVHAGEAEDGVKGHSYPCPTCGQSFHQSKLLKTHMKTHNILSHSKPVACFQEGCSFQSSLRKELVRHTAEVHGFKAVECRHHACGAVFQSETDMEAHYRTHLAYHCSQCDFSCSNKTVFLQHQRHGHPGNEKLCCDFCCFVTFNPVEFQQHIGHLHANEKIHRCSQCTYVTSHKRGLKRHMLMHSGEKPHKCSLCDFRCRDESYLSKHMLTHSDNKNFMCAECGYVTKWKHYLNVHMRKHAGDLRYQCDQCPYRCHRMDQLNSHKLRHQAKSLMCEICAYACKRKYELRNHMLAKHSGEEKQPSIYKCKYCTYTTCYRQALQNHENCKHTKLKEFRCALCFYSSFSSISLFLHKRKTHGYVPGDKAWLENYAAKEKERNSTEFLQDFYNKPLAAHKQSEQSTSEGPPLSQRELSDLPGSADHSASKGSVAGSQTVDSVDVFDVVSQEVVNQGISDSPQSVNSPEEYCTLVLTTLSTTDYQTSSLQNQEESCANQTPSSSKFNCNGSDISPEKTDFSTSSLEEDDVAMADAECEQSDIDDNYESLNNTSQPIIPGECQTPEVESGGGKICSTFPSEHNQPFESEIRLKAMKKHDKDQAEAMVLEGRVQMLVVPAKEVYRCDKCSYVSSKETALKYHCQALCSGRIKGHQCQACGAQFKQQRGLDSHLSKKCPALPRKTRTFVGTANTCLAAEDNSAVDQDEETNSSQTELLSSQNRISTDKGLQQEEGVCTSHLKICKGIVDNAFTSSNSGQKQSKIQAKKLLKVPLAKKQLLSSNKQRNVPLQKSLYANKDGKFKCKLCSFSSVRLATVERHLSTCRKILRKRETQIISEEGNKCGNESIKEKEDLVEEYKERTGNVSEKHQIFSCPSCAFKCNQKRALDSHEKRGCLKPDEVQCTMCSYVTKSKTTLTRHILCAHNKKVGVAKRLHCQHCSFTCKQQRCMAQHIALKHKGARPHQCRYCPFSTTRRYRLEEHESLHTGIGRHSCDMCDKTFGAVTKLRQHKMRIHDKQPTHFCSLCDFSGYTLDDVRRHNLRCHMGELHHACTHCDAQFSSEVALRNHCKRVHQLQVCFSCKQCDYTCGSEATLKSHQESKHPQVKCNTCQESFKTKESLEIHQRTHLAHHCQLCPFATKTRQLLAQHLLNEHEEESQEEKPLKCSSCQFACRHQLVLEQHLRSHGGKRLYKCTDCEYSTRNKQKITWHIRIHTGEKPYSCEQCSYTCTDPSRLKLHMRVHQAEKKYLCPECGYKCKWATQLKYHMTKHTGDKPYACDECDYRTNRADALRAHRDTQHCDLRPYVCEKCGKAFKTSFILKTHHRQHSDDRPYTCGLCHKAFRWPAGLRHHYLSHTKQQPFCCCHCSYRAKQKFQVVKHLQRHHPEMSVEQGVVRDSEAVSLTLKEALQGTLDERAAEVDKEGGAGDEVQVEEVMQREEDCETKS; encoded by the exons ATGTTTCGTTTTTCAGATAGAATGGACCGCGGAAACCCAGGCG AAACAATGGAGACTGTGGAAGCTCATCAGTGTGAGAAATGTGGAGAGAGTTTCTCAGACGGTGTCTTTTTTACCTCACACCCCTGTTCAGAAAGGCTGACAACTCTATCCAGTAAAAAACAGCTAGAGAACTACAAGTGTTCTCAATGCAGTGAGGTTTTTTCCAAGCCAGGTATCCTGAAACGCCACTTTAAAATCATCCACGGTGGACATGACCCTGAAGGCCCATTCCCCTGCACTGAGCAAGGCTGCCAGTTCAGCAGCACAGACTGTCAGGAATATCAAGCTCACTTGATGTCCTCACATGGTCTCACTCTTATCCCTTGCACCCAGCAGTCCTGTAAAATGTCATTCCTCACACAGGGTGAGATGGAGAGACACTTGCGGGCCCACATGCCCTTTGGCTGCTTTCAGTGTCAGTTTGTCACTCAGAATGAAAAAGATCTGAATGATCACCTCTCGGAGCACAACCATCTGCCACCTCGTGCTCAAG ggcagggggcTGCAGCCACAACTGTATGCACTAATGGAAGGCACCAACCTCAGGTGTCCAACAGgccaaaaagaaaactgaatacCAGCCCAGCTTATGCATTACCATTACCTGGAGACAGGAGTGAGGAACAGCCTGAGAGGCCAAGGCACAATATTAAAAGGATGAGAAAGGCAGTGGAAAGAGACAAACCCTCAGCAGTGGATGCTGTACTGCCTCCATCCAAAG AGTACCTTGCAGAGGGATCAGAGCACACTTATCGCACCCACACGTGCCCCAAGTGTCGCCGCTGCTTCAAGATGCGCTCCCACCTGCAGGAGCACCTCCATTTACATTTTCCTGACCCCAGCCTCCAGTGTCCCACCTGCAAGCGTTACTTCACCAGCAAGAGCAAGCTACGCATACACAGACTTCGTGAGGCGGGTGAAAAGGTTCACCATTGCCACTTGTGTGAATATTCTGCCGTGGAGCGGAACGCAATTCGTCGCCACCTTACCAGCGTGCATGCCGGTGAGGCAGAGGATGGTGTAAAGGGTCACAGCTATCCCTGCCCCACCTGTGGTCAAAGCTTTCACCAGAGCAAGTTGCTTAAGACCCACATGAAGACGCACAATATTCTGTCACACAGCAAGCCAGTGGCCTGCTTCCAGGAGGGTTGTTCTTTCCAGAGTTCTTTGCGTAAAGAACTTGTCAGACACACTGCCGAGGTGCATGGGTTCAAGGCTGTAGAGTGTCGCCATCACGCCTGTGGTGCCGTTTTCCAAAGTGAGACAGACATGGAGGCTCATTATCGGACACACCTCGCTTACCACTGCTCACAGTGTGATTTCTCATGTTCCAATAAGACTGTCTTCCTCCAGCACCAGCGGCACGGTCACCCAGGAAATGAAAAGCTTTGCTGCGacttctgctgctttgtcacatTTAACCCTGTGGAGTTCCAGCAGCACATCGGACATTTGCACGCCAACGAGAAGATCCATCGCTGCTCTCAGTGCACCTACGTGACCTCGCATAAACGGGGCTTGAAGAGACACATGCTGATGCACAGTG GTGAGAAGCCCCACAAGTGCAGCCTGTGTGACTTCAGGTGCCGAGACGAGTCCTACCTCTCTAAACATATgctcacacactcagacaaCAAGAACTTTATGTGTGCTGAATGTGGATACGTCACTAAATGGAAACACTACCTGAATGTCCATATGAGGAAACATGCTGGAGACCTCAG GTATCAGTGTGACCAATGCCCCTACCGCTGTCACCGAATGGACCAGCTCAATAGCCACAAATTACGACATCAGGCCAAATCACTTATGTGTGAGATCTGTGCTTATGCCTGCAAGCGCAAATATGAGCTTCGCAATCACATGTTGGCCAAACACTCCGGAGAGGAGAAACAGCCATCCATCTATAAGTgcaaatactgtacatacactACCTGCTACAGACAAGCCCTTCAAAACCATGAGAACTGTAAACATACCAAGCTGAAAGAGTTCCGGTGTGCCCTCTGCTTTTATTCCTCTTTCAGTAGCATCAGCCTCTTCCTGCACAAGAGGAAAACTCATGGCTATGTACCTGGGGACAAAGCATGGCTTGAAAACTACGCTgcaaaggagaaggagaggaactCAACAGAGTTCTTGCAGGATTTTTACAATAAGCCCTTAGCAGCTCACAAGCAGTCTGAACAATCCACCTCTGAAGGACCTCCACTGTCTCAAAGAGAACTTTCTGATCTTCCTGGCTCAGCAGATCACAGTGCCAGCAAAGGGTCTGTAGCTGGTTCACAAACTGTGGATTCTGTGGATGTTTTTGACGTTGTTTCGCAAGAGGTTGTTAATCAAGGTATTTCAGATAGTCCTCAATCTGTGAACAGTCCTGAGGAGTACTGTACTCTTGTTTTAACGACACTATCAACCACTGACTATCAGACCTCCTCTTTGCAAAATCAGGAAGAAAGTTGTGCAAATCAGACTCCAAGCTCATCAAAATTTAATTGCAATGGCTCTGACATATCACCAGAAAAGACAGACTTCTCTACATCTTCactggaggaagatgatgtagCTATGGCAGATGCAGAATGTGAACAAAGTGACATAGATGACAACTATGAGTCCCTAAATAATACAAGTCAACCAATCATACCAGGGGAGTGTCAAACACCTGAGGTGGAGAGTGGTGGTGGAAAAAtctgttccacttttccatcTGAGCACAATCAGCCATTTGAATCTGAGATCCGTCTTAAAGCTATGAAAAAGCACGACAAAGACCAAGCAGAAGCCATGGTTTTGGAGGGACGGGTGCAGATGCTTGTGGTGCCAGCTAAAGAGGTTTATCGCTGCGATAAGTGCTCTTATGTATCTAGTAAGGAGACTGCTTTGAAGTACCACTGCCAGGCTTTGTGCAGTGGTAGGATAAAGGGACACCAGTGCCAAGCCTGTGGTGCACAGTTCAAACAGCAGCGGGGCCTTGATAGCCACCTGTCAAAAAAGTGCCCAGCACTTCCACGAAAAACAAGGACATTTGTAGGCACTGCCAATACGTGTTTGGCAGCAGAGGACAATTCTGCTGTGGATCAGGATGAAGAAACAAATTCCAGTCAGACAGAGCTTCTATCTTCCCAAAATAGGATTTCCACAGATAAGGGACTTCAGCAAGAAGAGGGAGTATGTACATctcatttaaaaatctgtaaagGTATTGTTGATAATGCTTTTACATCCAGTAACTCAGGACAGAAGCAAAGCAAAATTCAAGCAAAAAAACTTTTGAAAGTTCCACTTGCAAAAAAGCAATTACTTTCTAGtaacaaacaaagaaatgttCCTCTGCAGAAGTCCCTTTACGCCAATAAAGATGGGAAATTCAAATGCAAGCTGTGCAGTTTTTCATCAGTCAGGCTTGCAACAGTTGAACGGCACCTCTCAACCTGCAGAAAAATCTTAAGGAAAAGAGAGACTCAGATCATTTCAGAAGAGGGGAACAAGTGTGGCAATGAGTCGATCAAAGAAAAAGAGGACTTGGTGGAAGAGTACAAAGAAAGAACTGGGAATGTTTCTGAGAAACATCAAATCTTTTCTTGTCCAAGCTGTGCATTTAAGTGCAATCAGAAAAGAGCATTAGACAGTCATGAAAAGAGAGGCTGCTTGAAGCCAGATGAAGTCCAATGCACCATGTGTTCATATGTAACTAAATCAAAGACTACTTTGACCCGTCACATCCTGTGTGCCCATAACAAAAAGGTTGGTGTTGCCAAACGTTTGCATTGCCAGCACTGTAGTTTCACCTGCAAACAACAACGATGCATGGCTCAACATATTGCACTCAAACACAAAGGTGCACGACCTCACCAATGTCGATATTGTCCTTTTAGCACCACAAGGCGTTATCGCCTGGAAGAGCATGAGTCTCTTCACACAGGAATCGGTCGTCACAGCTGCGACATGTGTGACAAGACTTTTGGGGCTGTGACAAAATTGCGTCAGCACAAGATGCGCATCCATGACAAACAGCCCACGCACTTCTGCTCACTCTGTGACTTCAGTGGCTACACGCTTGACGATGTGAGACGCCATAATCTCAGATGCCACATGGGGGAATTACACCATGCTTGCACGCATTGTGATGCTCAGTTTAGTTCAGAGGTTGCACTGAGAAACCACTGTAAACGTGTGCATCAGCTCCAGGTCTGTTTCTCATGTAAGCAGTGTGACTACACATGTGGCAGCGAGGCCACTCTGAAGAGCCACCAAGAGAGCAAGCACCCTCAGGTAAAGTGCAACACCTGCCAGGAGTCTTTTAAGACGAAGGAGAGCCTTGAGATTCATCAGAGAACCCACCTGGCACATCACTGTCAGCTGTGCCCCTTTGCTACCAAAACAAGGCAGCTGTTAGCTCAGCACCTTCTAAATGAACATGAGGAGGAATCTCAGGAGGAAAAGCCTCTCAAGTGCAGCTCTTGTCAGTTTGCTTGTCGGCATCAGTTGGTGTTAGAGCAACACCTTCGTTCACATGGAGGCAAGCGACTTTACAAATGCACAGACTGCGAGTATTCAACCAGGAACAAGCAGAAGATCACGTGGCACATTCGTATACACACTGGAGAGAAGCCTTACAGCTGTGAGCAGTGCAGTTACACCTGCACTGATCCATCTAGGTTGAAG CTTCACATGAGGGTTCACCAAGCAGAGAAGAAGTATCTTTGTCCAGAGTGCGGCTACAAATGCAAGTGGGCGACTCAGCTGAAGTATCACATGACCAAGCACACAG GGGACAAGCCATATGCCTGTGATGAGTGTGACTACCGCACTAACAGAGCAGATGCTCTCCGTGCCCACCGGGACACGCAGCACTGTGACCTGCGCCCTTATGTCTGTGAGAAATGCGGCAAAGCCTTCAAGACTAGTTTTATACTGAAGACTCACCATCGCCAACATAGTGACGATCGGCCATACACGTGCGGCTTGTGCCACAAGGCTTTCCGGTGGCCAGCGGGTCTCAGACATCACTACCTCTCACACACCAAGCAGCAGCCTTTCTGCTGTTGCCACTGCTCCTACAGAGCCAAACAGAAGTTCCAGGTGGTCAAGCACTTGCAGAGGCACCATCCAGAGATGTCTGTGGAGCAGGGGGTGGTGAGGGACTCTGAAGCGGTAAGCCTGACCCTGAAGGAGGCCTTGCAGGGGACACTGGATGAGAGAGCAGCAGAAGTGGACAAAGAGGGAGGGGCGGGCGATGAGGTACAGGTTGAGGAGGTTATGCAAAGAGAGGAAGACTGTGAGACAAAAAGCTGA